One Deltaproteobacteria bacterium HGW-Deltaproteobacteria-18 genomic window carries:
- a CDS encoding pyridine nucleotide-disulfide oxidoreductase gives MQSTIHIDGKENGVRLESRILEERIQDAVKAGARELTIDACGQHGIGGRLWVSKEESVSVKVIGAPGQRLGSLGFPGTTIEIMGPGSDDIGWLNAGAEIIVHGNAGNGICNAMAQGKVFVGGNVGSRCMTMTKQNPRFTPPELWVLGDTGDYFAEFMAGGTAVVCGLNAYDQANVLGYRPCVGMVSGRIFYRGQEQTISAADAKHMPVSDEDWTWLVENLKEYLQKIGKSELLDILATRDQWHLITAKSPYEKVTKKRKNMSDFRSQVWDMELGRGGLVGDLTSLDRTPIGLITSGELRRFVPVWENCKYMPPCQASCPSGIPVQKRWQLVREGRLAEAVDLSLEYTPFPATVCGYLCPNLCMEGCTRGLGSLKPVDAKMLGKEGINAHPPMLPLSSDKKVAVIGGGPAGISVAWQLRLKGHKASVFDMDEKLGGKLQASIPANRIPPDVLAAELDRAREIIPHVRLEKKLNRDDFEAIKSDYDFIVLATGAQRPRTLPVPGNERLITATDFLKACKHGDAEVGERVVVIGAGNVGCDVATEASRLGAKSMTLIDVQKPMSFGKEREEAEKAGAQFLWPCFTKEITPEGVLLTDGRVIPADTVIISIGDTPDLEAFPENIARDRGFITVNDVNQTTDPKVFAIGDLVKLGLLTQAIGDGRRAAQAIDEIISGRRPLSVTADMHEELKTRLEYMDPGNHMSETIDYSRMNLAYFDPRLGAFDSLDQCAEECSSCGVCRDCGICEAICPRGAISRESLPDNEFAMVCDSEKCIGCGFCAGACPCGIWTLIPNTPLE, from the coding sequence ATGCAAAGCACCATTCATATTGACGGAAAGGAAAACGGCGTGCGCCTGGAATCGCGCATCCTGGAAGAACGCATCCAGGACGCGGTCAAGGCCGGAGCAAGGGAGCTGACCATCGACGCCTGCGGCCAACACGGCATCGGCGGGCGTTTGTGGGTCTCCAAGGAGGAGTCCGTCAGCGTCAAGGTCATCGGCGCGCCCGGACAGCGCCTTGGTTCCCTTGGCTTCCCCGGCACTACCATTGAAATAATGGGCCCGGGTTCCGACGACATCGGCTGGCTGAACGCCGGCGCGGAAATCATTGTCCACGGCAACGCGGGCAACGGCATCTGCAACGCCATGGCCCAGGGCAAGGTCTTTGTCGGGGGCAACGTAGGCTCCCGCTGCATGACCATGACCAAACAGAACCCGCGCTTCACGCCCCCGGAACTCTGGGTTCTGGGCGACACGGGCGACTACTTCGCAGAGTTCATGGCCGGCGGCACGGCTGTGGTCTGCGGTTTGAACGCTTACGATCAGGCCAATGTCCTGGGCTACCGCCCCTGCGTGGGCATGGTCAGCGGGCGCATCTTCTACCGTGGCCAGGAGCAGACAATCAGCGCAGCCGACGCCAAACACATGCCTGTCAGCGACGAGGATTGGACCTGGCTCGTGGAAAACTTAAAGGAATACCTTCAGAAGATCGGAAAATCCGAACTTCTGGACATTCTGGCTACCCGCGACCAGTGGCACCTGATCACGGCCAAGTCGCCCTACGAAAAGGTCACCAAGAAACGCAAGAACATGTCAGACTTCCGTTCCCAGGTCTGGGACATGGAGCTTGGACGCGGCGGTCTGGTCGGCGACCTGACTTCCCTTGACCGTACGCCCATCGGACTCATCACCAGCGGGGAACTGCGCCGCTTTGTCCCGGTCTGGGAAAACTGCAAATACATGCCGCCCTGCCAGGCCAGCTGTCCGTCGGGGATTCCCGTGCAGAAGCGCTGGCAGCTGGTGCGCGAGGGGCGTCTGGCCGAAGCCGTGGACCTGTCCCTTGAATACACGCCCTTCCCGGCCACGGTCTGCGGCTATCTCTGCCCCAACCTGTGCATGGAAGGCTGCACGCGCGGTCTTGGCAGCCTCAAGCCCGTGGACGCCAAGATGCTCGGCAAGGAGGGCATCAACGCCCATCCGCCCATGTTGCCCCTGTCTTCGGACAAGAAGGTCGCGGTCATCGGCGGCGGTCCGGCCGGCATCTCCGTGGCCTGGCAGTTGCGCCTGAAAGGCCACAAGGCCTCCGTGTTCGACATGGACGAGAAGCTCGGCGGCAAGCTGCAGGCCTCCATCCCGGCCAACCGCATTCCGCCCGATGTGCTGGCGGCGGAGCTGGACCGGGCCCGCGAGATCATCCCCCATGTGCGGCTTGAAAAGAAACTCAACCGTGACGACTTCGAAGCCATAAAGAGCGACTACGACTTCATCGTGCTGGCCACCGGAGCCCAGCGCCCGCGCACCCTGCCCGTGCCCGGCAACGAACGCCTCATCACGGCCACGGACTTCCTCAAGGCCTGCAAACACGGCGACGCGGAAGTCGGCGAGCGCGTGGTCGTCATCGGAGCGGGCAATGTGGGCTGCGACGTGGCCACTGAAGCGTCCCGCCTGGGCGCGAAAAGCATGACGCTCATCGACGTGCAGAAGCCCATGAGCTTCGGCAAGGAGCGCGAGGAAGCCGAGAAGGCCGGAGCCCAGTTCCTGTGGCCCTGCTTCACCAAGGAGATCACCCCGGAAGGCGTCTTGCTGACCGACGGGCGGGTCATCCCCGCCGACACGGTCATCATCTCCATCGGTGACACCCCGGATTTGGAAGCCTTCCCGGAAAACATCGCTCGTGATCGCGGTTTCATCACCGTCAACGACGTCAACCAGACCACTGATCCCAAGGTCTTCGCCATCGGCGACCTGGTCAAGCTGGGCCTTTTGACCCAGGCCATCGGCGACGGACGCCGCGCAGCCCAGGCCATCGACGAGATCATCAGCGGACGCCGTCCCCTCTCGGTCACGGCGGACATGCACGAGGAACTCAAGACGCGGCTGGAATACATGGACCCGGGCAACCACATGTCCGAGACCATAGACTATTCGCGCATGAATCTGGCCTACTTCGACCCGCGCCTGGGCGCATTCGACAGCCTCGACCAGTGCGCCGAGGAGTGCTCGTCCTGCGGCGTCTGCCGCGACTGCGGCATCTGCGAGGCCATCTGTCCGCGTGGAGCCATCAGCCGCGAAAGCTTGCCGGACAACGAATTCGCCATGGTCTGCGATTCCGAGAAATGCATCGGCTGCGGCTTCTGCGCCGGAGCTTGCCCCTGCGGCATCTGGACACTCATCCCGAATACGCCGCTGGAATAG